The following are encoded together in the bacterium genome:
- the aroQ gene encoding type II 3-dehydroquinate dehydratase, translating into MPVPPSAGGAPDAGDAVKGKRSFRILFVDGPNLNVLGDREPSVYGRETPADIREAVTASARTEGATVAFFQSNHEGEIVERLQAAKRRFDGIVINPAAYTHTSVAIRDALLYAGLPAIEVHLSNPASREEFRKVSLVEDVVVGRICGVGGYGYTLALLGLLRHLRREGARGRA; encoded by the coding sequence ATGCCGGTTCCTCCTTCGGCAGGCGGCGCGCCGGACGCGGGAGATGCTGTGAAGGGGAAGCGGTCGTTCCGGATCCTGTTCGTCGACGGTCCCAACCTGAACGTTCTCGGAGATCGGGAGCCGTCCGTCTACGGGCGGGAAACGCCGGCCGACATCCGGGAAGCGGTGACGGCGTCGGCCCGGACGGAGGGGGCGACGGTCGCCTTCTTCCAGTCGAACCACGAGGGGGAGATCGTCGAGCGTCTCCAGGCGGCGAAGCGTCGCTTCGACGGGATCGTGATCAACCCGGCGGCGTACACCCACACGAGCGTGGCCATCCGGGACGCCCTGCTCTACGCCGGCCTGCCGGCGATCGAGGTCCACCTCTCCAACCCCGCGTCCCGGGAGGAGTTCCGGAAAGTGTCCCTGGTCGAAGACGTGGTCGTCGGCCGGATCTGCGGCGTCGGGGGGTACGGCTACACCCTCGCCCTGCTTGGCCTGCTGCGCCACCTGCGGCGGGAAGGGGCCCGTGGCCGGGCTTGA
- the aroB gene encoding 3-dehydroquinate synthase — translation MNPETMTVALGDRSYDIFFGREIYPLFQDWICRFYPGGTVHVVTDRNVASIYRDDIERWLAGIPHGVLALPPGEERKNFDSVGEIYGFLARGDAGRDSLVVAFGGGVVGDLAGFAAATYLRGISFVQVPTTLLSQVDSSVGGKTGFNLPEGKNLVGAFHQPRAVFIDDAFLRTLDDRNLRAGMAEVVKCALAGDADLWDRLVAAGGGWKATSGEEWRWVVRRAVAFKASVVERDEKEASLRRILNLGHTIGHAMEKSGGYGRLLHGEAVAMGLAWEAILGMKLGVTGEEVVDGVVSLLIAMGFPLDDPGVALTSIAAAIGMDKKRMMSDVDLPLVAAPGRCELRRVPLAVIRRELPGIRAEIRERSIARELNVPAGMGTPEEQPGSNLVHVGDEVYEIRPAEEEVAPPVPADTGPESGRESGRDGAEAEDPGRPERAADRAPDPGLESPPPEIPPGSSVRTVTLADLYWSQGEETTARRIVGEILRDDPANLRAQAWLAARAGDDLVEAELLGFLETMSKEYGYDLS, via the coding sequence GTGAACCCTGAAACGATGACGGTGGCTCTTGGCGACCGTTCCTACGACATCTTCTTCGGCCGGGAGATCTACCCCCTGTTCCAGGATTGGATCTGCCGCTTTTATCCCGGCGGCACCGTCCACGTGGTGACCGACCGCAACGTCGCCTCCATCTACCGGGACGACATCGAGCGGTGGCTCGCGGGCATCCCCCATGGCGTCCTGGCCCTGCCCCCCGGGGAGGAACGGAAGAACTTCGACTCCGTGGGGGAGATCTACGGGTTCCTCGCCCGGGGGGACGCGGGACGGGATTCCCTCGTCGTCGCCTTCGGCGGCGGGGTCGTCGGCGACCTCGCCGGATTCGCCGCCGCGACGTACCTCCGCGGGATCTCCTTTGTCCAGGTGCCCACGACCCTCCTGTCCCAGGTGGACAGCAGCGTGGGCGGGAAGACCGGCTTCAACCTCCCGGAGGGGAAGAACCTCGTCGGAGCGTTCCATCAGCCCCGGGCCGTCTTCATCGACGATGCCTTCCTGCGGACCCTCGACGATCGCAACCTCCGCGCGGGGATGGCGGAGGTGGTCAAATGCGCCCTTGCCGGCGATGCCGATCTGTGGGACCGGCTGGTCGCGGCCGGTGGGGGGTGGAAGGCGACCTCCGGGGAGGAGTGGCGCTGGGTCGTCCGCCGGGCCGTCGCGTTCAAGGCCTCCGTCGTCGAGCGGGACGAGAAGGAGGCGTCGCTTCGCAGGATCCTCAACCTCGGGCACACCATCGGCCACGCGATGGAGAAATCGGGCGGGTACGGCCGCCTCCTCCACGGCGAGGCGGTGGCGATGGGGCTGGCCTGGGAGGCGATCCTCGGGATGAAGCTCGGCGTGACCGGCGAGGAGGTGGTCGACGGCGTCGTCTCGCTCCTCATCGCGATGGGATTTCCGCTCGACGATCCGGGGGTGGCCCTCACCTCCATCGCCGCCGCCATCGGGATGGACAAGAAGAGGATGATGTCGGACGTGGACCTGCCGCTGGTCGCCGCCCCGGGCCGTTGCGAACTGCGGCGCGTCCCCCTCGCGGTGATCCGGCGGGAGCTTCCCGGGATCCGCGCGGAGATCCGGGAGCGCTCGATCGCGAGGGAGCTCAACGTTCCGGCGGGGATGGGGACCCCGGAAGAGCAACCCGGCTCGAACCTTGTTCACGTCGGGGACGAGGTATACGAGATCCGGCCCGCCGAGGAAGAGGTCGCCCCTCCGGTCCCCGCGGATACCGGGCCGGAGAGCGGGCGGGAGAGCGGGCGGGACGGGGCGGAGGCGGAAGACCCGGGGCGGCCGGAGCGGGCCGCTGATCGGGCGCCGGATCCGGGGCTGGAATCGCCTCCGCCGGAAATCCCGCCCGGATCCTCCGTGCGGACCGTGACCCTGGCGGACCTGTACTGGTCCCAGGGAGAGGAAACGACAGCGAGACGGATCGTCGGGGAGATCCTCCGCGACGACCCCGCGAATCTCCGCGCCCAGGCGTGGCTGGCGGCCCGTGCCGGGGACGATCTCGTGGAGGCGGAGCTCCTCGGGTTCCTCGAGACCATGTCGAAGGAGTACGGGTATGACCTTTCTTGA
- the accB gene encoding acetyl-CoA carboxylase biotin carboxyl carrier protein — protein MNLKEIREILELLKGSDVSEFELGHGDTVLKLRRGPANVPVALASPPPPPAPARPAEEPPSVAPVPPKPTYKEILSPIVGTFYRAPAPDAAPFVEVGTRVVKGQVLCIVEAMKIMNQIESDTTGTIAAIIVENAQPVAYGQALFHITPE, from the coding sequence ATGAACCTGAAGGAGATCCGCGAGATCCTGGAGCTGCTGAAGGGCTCCGACGTGAGCGAATTCGAGCTTGGCCACGGCGATACGGTGCTCAAGCTTCGCAGGGGGCCGGCGAACGTTCCCGTCGCCCTGGCCTCGCCGCCACCCCCCCCCGCCCCGGCCCGGCCGGCCGAGGAACCGCCGTCCGTGGCGCCGGTTCCCCCGAAGCCGACCTACAAGGAGATTCTCTCCCCGATCGTGGGGACCTTCTACCGTGCCCCGGCTCCCGATGCCGCCCCCTTCGTCGAAGTGGGAACCCGCGTGGTCAAGGGGCAGGTCCTCTGCATCGTCGAGGCGATGAAGATCATGAACCAGATCGAGTCGGACACCACCGGCACGATCGCCGCGATCATCGTGGAAAACGCGCAGCCGGTGGCGTACGGGCAGGCGCTCTTCCACATCACCCCGGAGTAG
- the efp gene encoding elongation factor P, translating into MYTTSDFRNGLKIEFEGAPFVIVYFQHVKPGKGGAFVRTKLKNLKTGAVIEHTFRSGDKVGKPDLEEREMQFMYKMEGQFHFMDTRSYEQIYLDEGHVEGAGEYLIENLPVKILFYKGEPIGIDIPFFIDLKIVETEPGVRGDTVSGSTKPARLESGALVSVPLFLNEGDVIKVDTRTGTYIERM; encoded by the coding sequence ATGTACACCACGTCGGATTTCCGCAACGGGCTGAAGATCGAGTTCGAGGGGGCCCCATTCGTCATCGTCTACTTCCAGCACGTGAAGCCCGGCAAGGGGGGGGCCTTCGTCCGCACGAAGCTCAAGAACCTGAAGACCGGAGCGGTGATCGAGCACACCTTCCGCAGCGGGGACAAGGTCGGGAAGCCCGACCTCGAAGAGCGCGAGATGCAGTTCATGTACAAGATGGAAGGCCAGTTCCACTTCATGGACACGCGGAGTTACGAGCAGATCTACCTCGACGAGGGGCACGTGGAGGGGGCGGGGGAGTACCTGATCGAGAACCTCCCCGTGAAGATCCTCTTCTACAAGGGGGAGCCGATCGGGATCGACATCCCGTTCTTCATCGACCTGAAGATCGTGGAGACCGAGCCCGGCGTCCGCGGGGACACGGTGAGCGGGTCGACCAAGCCGGCGAGGCTGGAGTCCGGCGCGCTCGTGTCGGTTCCCCTTTTCCTGAACGAGGGAGACGTGATCAAGGTGGACACGCGTACAGGCACCTATATCGAGCGGATGTGA
- a CDS encoding Xaa-Pro peptidase family protein: protein MAGLDHRVERLLAVLRKRRMDAYLCVRLSNIRYLTGFTGSNAALVVSPAGAFLFTDGRYTEQAREEVRGADVEVTHDPWSGAARRMRSLRARRIGFESRHLSVDSFRAVSRGRSDRFIPVPDLVATIRMRKEPCEIQAMERATAIATVSLLSALASGVRGKAERDVAADLAREMVRRGADGVSFPPIVADGPRSAMPHATPAGTAIGGDGPLVVDFGARCNGYCSDETVTILPPRPRSSLGKAFDAVRRAQAAGISTVRPGESCRTVDARVRESLDRSGYLKYFVHSTGHGVGLDVHERPSLSPRSRERLEEGMVVTVEPGVYLPGIGGIRLEDTVKVTGSGCERITFLPKTHTPLV, encoded by the coding sequence GTGGCCGGGCTTGATCACCGCGTCGAGCGCCTCCTGGCGGTCTTGCGGAAACGCCGCATGGACGCCTATCTCTGCGTCCGGCTCTCGAACATCCGCTACCTGACGGGCTTCACCGGGAGCAACGCGGCCCTCGTCGTTTCCCCGGCGGGAGCGTTCCTTTTCACCGACGGGAGATACACCGAGCAGGCACGGGAGGAGGTCCGCGGTGCAGACGTGGAAGTGACCCACGACCCATGGAGCGGGGCCGCCCGACGGATGCGGTCCCTCCGGGCTCGGAGGATCGGGTTCGAGTCCCGCCATCTCTCGGTGGATTCCTTCCGGGCCGTCTCCCGTGGCAGATCGGATCGTTTCATCCCCGTCCCGGACCTCGTCGCGACGATCCGGATGCGGAAGGAACCGTGCGAGATTCAGGCGATGGAGCGCGCCACCGCGATCGCGACGGTCTCCCTGCTGTCCGCGCTCGCCTCCGGAGTCCGGGGGAAAGCGGAGCGCGACGTGGCGGCGGACCTGGCGCGGGAGATGGTTCGTCGGGGAGCGGATGGGGTTTCCTTTCCACCGATCGTCGCGGACGGCCCCCGCTCCGCGATGCCCCACGCGACCCCGGCGGGGACGGCGATCGGGGGAGACGGCCCGCTGGTCGTCGATTTCGGCGCACGTTGCAACGGGTACTGCTCCGACGAGACGGTGACGATCCTCCCCCCGCGCCCGCGTTCCTCCCTCGGGAAGGCGTTCGATGCCGTCCGTCGGGCGCAGGCGGCAGGGATCTCCACCGTTCGGCCGGGCGAGTCGTGCCGGACGGTGGATGCCCGCGTGCGGGAATCGCTGGACCGGTCGGGATATTTGAAGTATTTTGTTCACTCGACCGGACACGGCGTGGGTCTCGACGTGCACGAGCGGCCATCGCTTTCCCCCCGTTCGCGCGAGCGGCTCGAGGAGGGGATGGTGGTCACGGTGGAGCCCGGCGTCTACCTCCCGGGGATCGGGGGAATCCGGCTGGAGGACACGGTGAAGGTCACCGGATCGGGGTGCGAACGGATCACGTTCCTCCCCAAGACGCACACGCCGCTGGTTTGA